The following coding sequences lie in one Myxococcus xanthus genomic window:
- a CDS encoding LysR substrate-binding domain-containing protein, with protein sequence MMLNLVHVKLTGMLELRHFKLIAAVADTGSLAAASRQLHLTSSALSHQLRDAEERLGVQLFQRRQRRLLLTGSGEKLLLSARRVLSEVAQAEAVCRAHPQDDLLRLSTGCYTVYGWLPPILGRWQAEHPRVELRIVLEATRQPLGALLNGELDLALTTDVPPQARLAQTALFEDELMLVVPEDHALARRGHVTAEDLVREHLLTYAAPREQLDVFTRVLWPAGIEPHRVSPVPLTEALIELVRGGIGVTALPKWMLPGQHHGLQTVRLTPQGIRRRWSAVTHASRQRPAPLTHFIQLLRERFSLHGKAGPRAASRRAVPPKRSRCVMGASQPHSTARQGE encoded by the coding sequence ATGATGCTGAATTTGGTTCATGTGAAGCTGACCGGCATGCTCGAGCTCCGTCACTTCAAGCTGATTGCCGCGGTCGCCGACACTGGAAGCCTGGCCGCTGCGAGCCGGCAGCTTCACCTCACGTCCTCGGCGCTGAGCCACCAACTCCGCGATGCCGAGGAGCGCCTGGGCGTGCAGCTCTTCCAGCGCCGCCAGCGCCGCCTGCTCCTGACCGGCTCAGGCGAGAAGCTGCTCCTCTCCGCACGGCGGGTCCTGAGCGAGGTGGCCCAGGCCGAAGCGGTCTGCCGTGCGCACCCGCAGGACGACCTGCTCCGGCTCAGCACGGGCTGCTACACGGTGTATGGCTGGCTGCCGCCCATCCTCGGGCGGTGGCAGGCCGAGCACCCACGCGTCGAGCTGCGCATCGTCCTGGAGGCCACGCGTCAGCCTCTTGGGGCGCTGCTGAATGGCGAGCTGGATCTCGCCTTGACCACCGACGTCCCGCCGCAGGCCCGCCTGGCACAGACCGCACTCTTCGAGGACGAGCTCATGCTGGTGGTCCCCGAGGACCACGCGCTGGCGCGGCGGGGACATGTCACGGCGGAGGACCTGGTGCGGGAGCACCTGCTCACCTATGCCGCGCCTCGGGAGCAGCTCGATGTCTTCACGCGCGTGCTCTGGCCCGCGGGCATCGAGCCGCACCGGGTCTCCCCCGTCCCCCTCACCGAGGCGCTGATCGAGCTGGTGCGTGGCGGTATCGGCGTGACGGCGCTGCCCAAATGGATGCTGCCGGGCCAGCACCATGGACTGCAGACCGTCCGGCTCACTCCTCAGGGAATCCGACGCCGCTGGAGCGCCGTCACCCACGCATCCCGCCAGCGCCCCGCGCCACTGACCCACTTCATCCAGCTGCTCCGCGAGCGCTTCTCCCTCCACGGTAAAGCAGGGCCACGGGCTGCCTCACGGCGAGCAGTGCCGCCCAAACGCTCTCGCTGCGTCATGGGTGCGTCACAGCCACATTCGACAGCGCGTCAAGGCGAGTGA
- a CDS encoding dihydrolipoyl dehydrogenase family protein, whose protein sequence is MNGSENMDVVVIGAGPAGLLAALRAGDLGARTALVTRDALGGMAAHDGPVPVRTLAQAARLLRDARQLGRYGIAVSEPVLDYARLLTRVREVAGEVRARAALREQIAAAGVIVYEHAGAARFVDPHTVETQRRLLFRAEKFILCSGGVSRRLPVPGFDLTATHSDAWSLTTVPPTMVVVGGGATGAQVASVFTAFGTRVQLFQAAGRILPTEDEDVSTAVAESFRQAGMVVREDFGAIERFEEAPGGVRMVFARDNLRDSVEAALVVVAVGWTADTSALNLAAAGVETDSRGFVRVDAHLRTSVPHIFAAGDVTGRRMLVPQALQDGFVAGSNTARAPMITVADEVCPIGSFTNPEYAQAGLTEAKARQTHDVAVAVVRFDTTTRTIIDGRTTGFCKLVVDRATRKILGCHVVGERAVDLVQTAAIAIAAGMRVDELAHVPLSFPTYTGVLGRAAAIAARQLQVDVDRAPIAELLCRQDGAAGP, encoded by the coding sequence ATGAACGGCTCGGAAAACATGGACGTCGTGGTCATCGGTGCCGGCCCCGCGGGGCTGCTCGCGGCGCTCCGCGCTGGCGACCTGGGCGCCCGGACCGCCCTTGTCACTCGCGACGCACTCGGCGGCATGGCGGCCCACGACGGGCCGGTTCCGGTGAGGACGCTGGCGCAGGCGGCACGGTTACTCCGAGACGCTCGGCAACTGGGGCGCTATGGCATCGCAGTGAGCGAGCCCGTGCTGGACTACGCACGGCTGCTGACGCGCGTGCGCGAGGTCGCCGGAGAGGTCCGCGCGCGAGCGGCCCTGCGCGAACAAATCGCCGCGGCGGGGGTCATCGTATACGAGCACGCCGGCGCGGCGCGCTTCGTGGACCCGCACACTGTCGAGACCCAGCGCCGGCTGTTGTTTCGAGCGGAGAAGTTCATCCTCTGCTCCGGCGGCGTGAGCCGGCGCCTCCCGGTCCCGGGATTCGATCTCACGGCGACCCACAGTGACGCTTGGAGCCTGACGACCGTTCCGCCGACCATGGTGGTCGTTGGCGGTGGCGCCACGGGAGCACAGGTAGCGTCGGTCTTCACTGCGTTCGGCACGCGGGTGCAGCTCTTCCAGGCGGCAGGGCGCATCCTGCCGACCGAGGACGAAGACGTGTCCACCGCTGTCGCGGAGTCCTTTCGTCAGGCCGGCATGGTCGTGCGCGAGGACTTCGGCGCCATTGAACGCTTCGAGGAGGCACCTGGTGGTGTGCGGATGGTCTTCGCCAGAGACAACCTGAGAGACAGCGTCGAGGCCGCGCTCGTCGTCGTCGCGGTGGGCTGGACGGCGGACACCTCCGCACTCAACCTCGCGGCCGCGGGAGTCGAGACCGACTCCCGAGGTTTCGTGCGCGTCGACGCGCATCTGCGAACCTCCGTGCCGCACATCTTCGCCGCCGGAGACGTGACGGGGCGCCGGATGCTGGTCCCCCAGGCATTGCAGGACGGGTTCGTCGCGGGCTCCAACACAGCGCGAGCGCCCATGATTACGGTCGCGGACGAGGTGTGTCCCATTGGCAGCTTTACCAATCCCGAGTACGCGCAAGCGGGCCTGACCGAAGCGAAGGCGCGTCAAACGCACGACGTCGCCGTGGCCGTGGTGCGCTTCGACACGACGACCCGGACCATCATCGATGGGCGAACGACCGGGTTCTGCAAGCTCGTCGTCGACCGTGCTACGCGGAAGATTCTCGGTTGCCACGTCGTGGGTGAGCGGGCGGTCGACCTGGTCCAGACTGCGGCAATTGCCATTGCGGCGGGAATGCGAGTGGATGAGCTGGCCCACGTTCCGCTATCGTTTCCCACCTATACCGGGGTCCTGGGGCGTGCGGCCGCCATCGCTGCCCGCCAGCTGCAAGTCGACGTGGACCGGGCTCCCATCGCAGAGCTTCTTTGTAGGCAGGATGGCGCGGCAGGTCCGTGA
- a CDS encoding Kelch repeat-containing protein gives MKPLLRSTALGLLVLSVHLAACLDVDEAVDQFCNREPGVCLDDASDAGPDGNGSLDGGNDGGGPHGEDGGPHGGGDGGSDAGTDGEPPDGGREPPGWKSVAPMQTRRTGHTATKLGNGRVLVVGGSSSGNTPTNTTEFYTVSSNSWSPGPTLGTARMDHTATLLPNGKVLVVGGRGPGGGALNSAEIYDAAANEWIPANPIPLGARASHAAVLLPSGKVLVAGGGDSPLDGLNTAALYHPGSDSWTDAGNLKVKRNALTLTLLETGVVVAIGGFNGDGAETTAEVYDWTQPAAGWRLLPAQMEHGRNGHASTMLPPGRILVTGSLKGEPGSVLKAAELFQLSSTSWTPQREMMEARFFHTATALPSGEVLIAGGYSSPYAMPRASAEIFRRDGSWEFIAPMSSARVYHTATWLESGSVLIIGGTDGGAVLNTAERYVP, from the coding sequence ATGAAGCCCCTGCTTCGCTCGACAGCCCTTGGATTGCTGGTGCTCAGCGTCCATCTCGCTGCGTGCCTCGACGTCGATGAGGCGGTGGACCAATTCTGCAACAGGGAACCTGGCGTATGCCTGGATGACGCATCGGATGCGGGCCCTGATGGCAATGGCAGCCTGGATGGAGGTAACGATGGAGGTGGGCCGCACGGCGAGGACGGCGGGCCGCACGGCGGAGGGGACGGCGGTTCGGACGCAGGCACTGACGGGGAACCTCCGGATGGCGGGCGCGAACCGCCGGGGTGGAAGTCGGTGGCACCGATGCAGACGCGGCGCACAGGACATACGGCCACGAAACTGGGAAATGGTCGAGTGCTCGTCGTTGGTGGGAGTAGCTCGGGCAACACCCCCACGAACACCACGGAGTTCTACACCGTCTCATCAAACAGTTGGAGTCCTGGGCCAACCCTCGGGACGGCGCGCATGGACCACACGGCCACCCTGTTACCGAATGGAAAAGTATTGGTGGTCGGTGGCCGGGGCCCCGGAGGTGGCGCGCTGAACAGTGCCGAAATCTACGATGCGGCTGCGAATGAGTGGATTCCTGCCAATCCCATCCCACTCGGAGCACGCGCCAGCCATGCCGCCGTCCTGCTTCCCTCGGGGAAGGTACTGGTGGCGGGTGGCGGGGACTCGCCTCTCGACGGGCTGAACACCGCCGCGCTCTATCACCCGGGCAGCGACTCCTGGACAGATGCTGGGAACTTGAAAGTCAAACGCAACGCACTGACGCTCACCCTCCTGGAAACGGGCGTGGTGGTGGCCATCGGTGGCTTCAACGGTGATGGAGCGGAGACGACGGCCGAGGTCTACGACTGGACTCAGCCGGCTGCGGGATGGCGACTCCTCCCGGCGCAGATGGAACATGGGCGCAACGGGCACGCCTCCACGATGCTGCCTCCTGGAAGAATCTTGGTTACCGGCTCCCTCAAGGGTGAACCTGGGAGCGTCCTCAAGGCAGCGGAACTCTTTCAATTGAGCAGCACTTCGTGGACGCCCCAGAGAGAAATGATGGAAGCCCGTTTCTTTCACACGGCGACCGCATTGCCCTCGGGCGAGGTGCTGATTGCGGGCGGGTATTCCAGCCCCTACGCAATGCCACGTGCCTCCGCGGAGATATTCCGCCGAGATGGCTCCTGGGAGTTCATCGCCCCCATGTCATCGGCGCGCGTCTATCACACGGCCACATGGCTGGAATCAGGGAGTGTGCTCATCATCGGGGGGACCGACGGCGGTGCCGTACTGAACACCGCCGAGCGGTATGTCCCCTGA
- a CDS encoding tetratricopeptide repeat protein, with protein sequence MFGQPERVAESSPMQSCPQETTLTDLLAGLLSEDDRTHVLAHVETCPDCRWALAAGVGTQAPSSAPTAHGETHSQSLRLGARISRYVVRECLGAGAMGIVYAADDPELGRRVALKVLRPTGSQREELQQRLLREAQALARLSHPNVVTLYDVGAYGDGVFLAMELVEGTTLAEWMKELRPWKEVLRVFLEAGKGLAAAHAAGLVHRDFKPANTLLGKDGRVFVTDFGIARLLHQEEGASRQEHIEAPVTPTGQLTRTGQLLGTPAYIAPELVRGQRADARSDEFSFCVALHEALFGARPFQGETMQELVLAAQQGRMSPPKREVKVPTRVRRAVLRGLSAKPEDRFPTMQSLLAALAPPPHRRLVPLVVTTTVAGTMGILAAYGTTAQRRDASCAREAEKLAVAWSPARRERIRTAFLATGMTYAAQAWKQFSTVMDAHTAQWQALRTEACRATTGDTADQARQTAACLDARLWQIAAVTEVLEKADAQTVQNARQLAASLEGLVGCRDTPGLSSRPQPPDNLRSRVDAARHKLAQVRAHLVSHRFTDGLAVTSALLEEQKGLGYKPLEAEVFLAHGTVLGGLNKPKEAEAFLYQALWAAEAARDDETVARAWLELIWAVGEEQSRPDEAEKLIRHARAAVERLGRERFPDITTDLHTRLSSLRESYGQLAEAEQEALQGLEFSRRRNRPDSLRTPNLLHQLGRIRIDQGRHEDALKLHRQALELRERILGADNPALVTSYNRVATASLEVGRYAEAVSAWRKALALQEASSNPETTPMGTVLLNLAGVSRVAGRLEEARSMAERARAIFERARGPNHVTVIFALSEQADISSEAGQGDEALGFATEALERVQRSLGPDTPRAALPLTVRGQVYLKAGRYAEARRDLMDALQRLEKEHGPEGGKTVSVLLPLAELALATRASKEALAYCERARKVTEKTGGAESPDGASALACAGEAHLTLGTSAEAVPLLERARRIQTQWGEVKDPRVAGKTAFLLARALMKTRSSPERARALALAEEARTRLESVGVRGQSELQTVLAWQRREAKR encoded by the coding sequence ATGTTCGGACAGCCGGAACGCGTTGCGGAGTCCTCACCCATGCAGTCGTGCCCTCAGGAAACGACGCTGACGGACTTGCTTGCCGGGCTGCTTTCCGAAGATGACCGGACCCACGTCCTGGCACATGTCGAGACCTGCCCCGACTGTCGGTGGGCCCTGGCAGCGGGAGTGGGCACTCAAGCGCCATCCAGCGCTCCGACAGCCCATGGAGAGACGCATTCCCAGTCACTGCGGCTTGGCGCCAGGATCTCCCGGTATGTGGTGCGAGAGTGCCTCGGCGCCGGCGCCATGGGCATCGTGTACGCGGCGGATGATCCAGAGCTCGGTCGCCGGGTGGCCCTCAAGGTGTTGCGCCCCACGGGAAGCCAGCGAGAGGAGCTGCAGCAGCGGCTGCTGCGCGAAGCCCAGGCGCTGGCCCGGCTCTCGCACCCCAATGTCGTCACCCTCTATGACGTGGGCGCCTACGGAGACGGTGTCTTCCTGGCCATGGAGCTGGTGGAGGGCACCACCCTGGCGGAGTGGATGAAGGAGCTGCGTCCCTGGAAGGAGGTGCTCCGCGTCTTCCTTGAAGCCGGCAAAGGACTGGCCGCCGCGCACGCCGCGGGACTGGTGCACCGCGACTTCAAGCCCGCCAACACCCTCCTTGGGAAGGACGGGCGGGTCTTCGTGACGGACTTCGGCATCGCCCGGCTCCTCCACCAGGAAGAGGGCGCGTCGCGCCAGGAGCACATCGAGGCCCCTGTCACTCCCACGGGTCAGCTCACCCGGACGGGCCAGTTGCTGGGCACGCCGGCCTACATCGCCCCGGAGCTGGTGCGAGGTCAGCGCGCGGATGCCCGCTCCGATGAGTTCAGCTTCTGCGTGGCGCTCCACGAAGCCCTCTTTGGGGCGCGCCCTTTCCAAGGGGAGACGATGCAGGAGTTGGTCCTGGCCGCGCAGCAAGGAAGGATGAGCCCTCCGAAGCGCGAGGTGAAGGTCCCGACCCGGGTTCGACGCGCGGTCCTCCGGGGGCTCAGCGCGAAGCCCGAGGATCGCTTCCCCACCATGCAGTCCCTGCTGGCGGCCCTCGCTCCACCGCCGCACCGGAGACTCGTGCCGCTTGTCGTCACGACGACCGTGGCCGGAACGATGGGCATCCTCGCGGCCTACGGGACGACGGCGCAGCGGCGCGATGCCAGCTGTGCGCGGGAAGCGGAGAAGCTCGCAGTGGCATGGAGCCCCGCGCGGCGCGAACGGATCCGCACAGCCTTCCTCGCCACCGGCATGACGTACGCAGCCCAGGCCTGGAAGCAGTTCTCGACGGTGATGGACGCCCACACCGCTCAATGGCAGGCGCTTCGCACGGAGGCCTGCCGGGCCACAACGGGCGACACCGCGGACCAGGCCAGGCAGACCGCCGCGTGCCTCGATGCGCGGCTCTGGCAAATCGCCGCCGTCACGGAGGTGCTGGAAAAGGCGGACGCGCAGACGGTGCAGAACGCGCGCCAACTGGCGGCATCCCTCGAGGGTCTCGTCGGATGTCGCGATACCCCCGGACTCTCCAGCCGCCCCCAGCCGCCCGACAACCTCCGCTCCCGCGTGGATGCGGCGCGGCACAAGCTGGCGCAGGTCCGGGCCCACCTCGTGTCGCACCGGTTCACCGACGGCCTCGCGGTGACGTCAGCCCTGCTCGAAGAGCAGAAGGGGCTCGGCTACAAGCCGTTGGAGGCCGAGGTATTCCTGGCCCACGGCACCGTCCTCGGGGGCCTCAACAAGCCGAAGGAAGCGGAGGCATTTCTCTACCAGGCCCTGTGGGCAGCCGAGGCCGCGCGTGATGACGAGACGGTGGCACGGGCCTGGCTGGAGCTCATCTGGGCGGTGGGCGAGGAGCAGTCCCGCCCCGACGAAGCGGAGAAGCTCATCCGGCACGCCCGGGCCGCCGTCGAGCGGCTGGGGCGAGAGCGCTTCCCGGACATCACGACGGACCTGCACACGCGCCTGTCGTCGCTGCGAGAGTCGTACGGCCAGCTCGCCGAGGCGGAGCAGGAGGCGCTCCAGGGACTGGAGTTCTCGCGGAGGAGGAATCGCCCGGACAGCCTCCGCACGCCCAACCTCCTCCATCAGTTGGGGCGCATCCGCATCGACCAAGGCCGCCATGAAGACGCGCTGAAGCTCCACCGCCAGGCCCTGGAACTGCGCGAGCGCATCCTTGGCGCTGACAATCCAGCCCTCGTGACGTCCTACAACCGGGTCGCCACCGCCTCGCTGGAGGTGGGCCGGTACGCCGAGGCCGTCAGCGCCTGGCGCAAGGCCCTGGCCCTTCAGGAGGCATCCTCCAATCCGGAGACCACCCCCATGGGGACGGTTCTGCTGAACCTCGCCGGGGTCTCGCGCGTCGCGGGTCGACTGGAGGAGGCACGCTCCATGGCTGAGCGGGCGCGCGCCATCTTCGAGCGCGCCCGGGGCCCCAACCACGTCACCGTCATCTTCGCGCTCTCAGAGCAGGCAGACATCTCCAGTGAGGCGGGCCAGGGCGACGAGGCGCTGGGCTTTGCCACCGAGGCCCTGGAGCGCGTCCAGCGTTCGCTGGGCCCGGACACGCCACGCGCCGCCCTGCCGCTGACAGTCCGGGGACAGGTGTACCTGAAGGCGGGCCGCTATGCCGAGGCACGACGCGACTTGATGGACGCGCTACAGCGGCTCGAAAAGGAACATGGCCCGGAGGGCGGGAAGACGGTGAGCGTGCTGCTGCCCCTCGCCGAGCTTGCCCTGGCGACCCGAGCTTCGAAGGAGGCGCTCGCGTACTGCGAGCGGGCGAGGAAGGTCACCGAGAAGACGGGTGGCGCGGAGTCCCCGGACGGCGCTAGCGCCCTGGCCTGCGCCGGGGAAGCGCATCTGACGCTGGGCACCTCGGCGGAGGCGGTCCCCCTGCTCGAGCGCGCCCGGCGCATCCAAACCCAATGGGGCGAAGTCAAGGACCCGCGGGTCGCCGGCAAGACCGCCTTCCTTTTGGCCCGGGCGCTCATGAAAACGCGCTCTTCCCCGGAGCGGGCACGGGCGCTCGCGCTGGCCGAGGAGGCCCGGACGCGGCTGGAGTCCGTGGGGGTCCGGGGCCAGTCGGAGCTCCAGACGGTGCTGGCCTGGCAACGGCGTGAGGCGAAACGATGA
- a CDS encoding VOC family protein has protein sequence MKVLRIVTNVDVTTPAAARQFYRDVLGLDVLMDMGWIETYGSSETMTVQISFMSQGGSGAPVPDMSIEVDDLDAALTRVKKAGIPIEYGPADEPWGVRRFFVRDPFGRLVNLLTHDL, from the coding sequence GTGAAGGTCCTCCGTATCGTCACCAATGTGGACGTGACGACGCCAGCCGCCGCCAGACAATTTTATCGGGACGTCCTCGGGCTCGACGTCCTGATGGATATGGGGTGGATTGAAACCTACGGCTCAAGCGAAACGATGACTGTGCAGATCAGCTTCATGTCGCAAGGGGGCTCAGGCGCACCAGTGCCAGACATGTCCATCGAGGTCGACGACCTCGATGCAGCCCTCACTCGGGTGAAGAAGGCGGGAATCCCGATAGAGTATGGACCGGCTGACGAGCCTTGGGGCGTGCGCAGATTCTTCGTGCGCGACCCCTTCGGAAGGCTGGTGAACCTGCTCACCCATGACCTTTGA
- a CDS encoding cupin domain-containing protein — MPQSDSFPRMQSLVVPPWSSVQIDDIEPVVVGPGCLRRDLPSTRDVRVWVVDMAPGSQWPFVDVHDTGEEVLVVSGELIEGEQRLGPGSYLFFPPESRHQPRTETGVRLFGINLVASPGAR; from the coding sequence ATGCCCCAGTCAGACAGCTTTCCGAGGATGCAGAGCCTTGTCGTACCCCCATGGTCGTCCGTGCAGATTGACGACATTGAACCGGTCGTCGTCGGCCCCGGCTGCCTTCGGAGGGACTTGCCGAGTACTCGCGACGTGAGGGTCTGGGTCGTGGACATGGCTCCCGGGAGTCAGTGGCCCTTTGTGGACGTCCACGACACCGGAGAGGAGGTTCTCGTGGTGAGCGGTGAGCTCATCGAGGGGGAGCAGCGCTTGGGACCGGGCTCATACCTGTTCTTCCCGCCTGAAAGCCGTCATCAGCCGCGGACCGAGACCGGCGTGCGCCTCTTCGGCATCAACCTCGTGGCCTCCCCGGGGGCTCGGTGA
- a CDS encoding MBL fold metallo-hydrolase yields MARPSRTGRRDFLRAAVALSAGAVLLPPGTGRATKPVDSAALRAQRLAWAGVRLRLGQDTLFLDPLSDPTVWGGALKDPLVPVDVSDGGRFVLVTHHHSDHFDRVAVRQALGDSGTLVCAPDMAAAASASGFRVRSAPLYEPILLNDFTATAVPAADGYGDPQVSWVVSGGGRRIIHCGDTLWHGSWWHIGRQFGPFDAAFLPINGARFGWRKPVSDVHAVLTPEQAVAAAVVLGAKLLVPIHYGLAASEDYQEVPDAEALLLAAARTRKVNVELARPGEWLTWQART; encoded by the coding sequence ATGGCTCGGCCCTCGCGGACGGGCCGTCGGGACTTCCTGCGTGCGGCGGTGGCGCTCTCAGCGGGCGCGGTTCTGCTCCCCCCTGGGACGGGCCGTGCGACGAAGCCTGTCGACAGCGCCGCGCTTCGCGCCCAGCGGTTGGCCTGGGCCGGAGTGCGGCTGCGGCTCGGACAGGACACGCTCTTCCTGGACCCGTTGAGCGACCCCACCGTGTGGGGGGGCGCGCTGAAGGACCCGCTCGTCCCAGTGGACGTGAGCGACGGGGGCCGCTTCGTCCTGGTGACACATCACCATTCCGACCACTTCGACCGGGTGGCCGTCCGTCAGGCGCTGGGGGATAGCGGGACGCTGGTGTGCGCCCCAGACATGGCCGCGGCGGCTTCCGCATCGGGATTCCGCGTGCGGTCCGCCCCGCTCTACGAGCCCATCTTGCTCAATGACTTCACCGCCACCGCCGTTCCCGCGGCGGACGGCTATGGGGATCCCCAGGTTTCGTGGGTCGTCTCCGGTGGAGGCCGCCGCATCATCCACTGCGGCGACACGCTGTGGCATGGCTCCTGGTGGCACATCGGGCGACAGTTCGGCCCCTTCGATGCGGCATTCCTGCCTATCAACGGGGCGCGCTTCGGTTGGCGCAAGCCCGTGAGCGACGTGCATGCCGTCCTGACGCCGGAGCAGGCGGTGGCCGCGGCCGTGGTGTTGGGAGCAAAGCTCCTCGTGCCCATCCACTACGGCCTCGCTGCCTCAGAGGACTATCAGGAGGTCCCGGACGCGGAAGCGCTGCTTCTGGCCGCCGCACGCACGCGGAAGGTGAACGTGGAGCTGGCACGTCCGGGGGAGTGGCTGACCTGGCAGGCCCGGACCTGA
- a CDS encoding RNA polymerase subunit sigma-70, which produces MSDEQRTGSLAAMLRAYVSREQRAELEAVEGFEALLDKHVEAARTQWPTLPLPAETFVRHLARHLPVGQAAEVMRILQGADLYLACACTTADPAALRAFEQHILRHVPARLGKVSPPLVEEVLQMLRERLLVGSSNTPPRIASYGGRGPLRTWVSIIAARIAGELMGQDERHQLVAEPPEELARMLAPSDPEYALLREDARQLLVESLRKAVAVLSEQERTLLRLHHFHGFTMDRLTRMYGGSRSGVARKVADAREQLLERVRMELAPRMKQDQLALESLLGLVSSRLDISLVGLLD; this is translated from the coding sequence ATGAGCGACGAACAGCGAACAGGCTCCCTGGCAGCGATGCTGCGGGCGTACGTGTCTCGGGAGCAGCGGGCGGAGCTGGAGGCCGTGGAGGGATTCGAGGCGCTGCTGGACAAACACGTCGAGGCAGCACGGACCCAGTGGCCCACGTTGCCACTCCCGGCTGAGACCTTCGTGCGGCACCTGGCCCGGCACCTGCCTGTGGGACAGGCCGCGGAAGTGATGCGCATCCTCCAAGGTGCCGACCTGTATCTCGCGTGCGCCTGCACCACCGCGGACCCGGCGGCCCTCAGGGCTTTTGAACAACACATCCTCCGGCACGTCCCCGCCCGGCTCGGGAAGGTGTCTCCGCCCCTGGTGGAGGAAGTGCTGCAGATGCTGCGCGAGCGGCTGCTGGTGGGCAGCAGCAACACGCCACCGAGGATTGCGAGCTATGGGGGGCGAGGGCCCCTGCGGACCTGGGTGAGCATCATCGCCGCGCGCATCGCCGGGGAGTTGATGGGCCAGGACGAGCGCCATCAGCTCGTCGCGGAGCCTCCCGAGGAACTCGCGCGGATGCTGGCCCCGAGCGACCCCGAGTACGCGCTGCTGCGCGAAGATGCGCGCCAGCTCCTCGTCGAGTCGCTCCGAAAAGCGGTGGCGGTGCTCTCCGAACAGGAGCGGACCCTGCTGCGCTTGCACCATTTCCATGGGTTCACGATGGACCGGCTGACGCGCATGTACGGCGGCTCGCGCTCCGGCGTCGCGCGCAAGGTCGCTGATGCCCGCGAGCAGTTGCTCGAGCGCGTTCGCATGGAGCTCGCGCCAAGGATGAAGCAGGACCAGCTCGCCCTGGAGAGCCTCCTGGGGCTGGTCAGCAGCCGACTGGATATCAGCCTCGTGGGATTGCTGGACTGA
- a CDS encoding Dyp-type peroxidase yields the protein MRASCVSGRTSPRPTEMLELDDIQSGVLRPRPSPYVATYILLRIDDRSAGRELMGRLCSVVASAAHPSSPTADCWLSVALTYHGLEALGVPRNSMDSFAWEFRQGMAARAKALGDDGESSPEHWEPPLGTSDVHVVLTALSPTQVQLETALERARKALRELGGIKAIWRQDCHALSTGKEPFGFKDGISHPAVEGSGIPGSNPHEEPLKAGEFVLGYPDETGGVSPMPWPDVLGRNGTYVAFRKLHQRVASFRQYLKATASSREDEESLAAKMMGRWRSGAPLALCPHHDDSDLGADSSRNNAFLYSDDPTGYKTPPASHVRRANPRDASVAGVVRLHRMIRRGTAYGPELPEGILEDDGAERGLMFAFIGAHLGRQFEFVQSEWINGGDFLGLGDAKDPLAGANDGTGVFSVPKRPIPRRMQGLPRFVVTRGGEYCFMPGLRALRWLADLRT from the coding sequence ATGAGAGCCTCGTGCGTTTCTGGAAGAACCTCGCCACGGCCCACTGAGATGCTCGAACTGGACGACATCCAGAGCGGAGTGCTGCGACCCCGCCCTTCTCCCTACGTCGCGACCTATATCCTCCTCCGCATCGATGACCGGAGCGCGGGGCGGGAGTTGATGGGGCGGCTCTGCTCGGTGGTGGCCTCGGCCGCCCATCCGAGCAGCCCGACCGCCGATTGCTGGCTCAGCGTCGCGCTCACGTATCACGGGCTCGAGGCGCTGGGCGTGCCACGAAACTCGATGGACAGCTTCGCATGGGAGTTCCGACAGGGGATGGCCGCCCGGGCGAAGGCACTGGGAGACGACGGCGAGAGCAGCCCCGAACACTGGGAGCCACCGCTGGGAACGAGCGATGTCCATGTCGTGCTGACGGCGCTTTCGCCGACGCAGGTTCAACTCGAAACGGCGCTGGAGCGCGCGCGCAAGGCGCTGCGGGAGCTTGGCGGCATCAAGGCAATCTGGCGTCAGGACTGCCACGCACTGAGCACCGGCAAGGAGCCGTTCGGCTTCAAGGACGGCATCAGTCATCCGGCCGTCGAGGGCAGCGGCATTCCAGGAAGCAATCCCCACGAGGAACCGCTCAAGGCAGGCGAATTCGTCCTCGGCTACCCCGACGAGACAGGCGGCGTGTCCCCGATGCCCTGGCCTGACGTCCTGGGCCGCAATGGGACGTACGTCGCCTTCCGCAAGCTTCATCAGCGGGTGGCCTCGTTCAGGCAGTACCTGAAGGCCACCGCGAGCAGCCGGGAGGACGAGGAGTCTCTGGCAGCGAAGATGATGGGGAGGTGGCGGAGCGGCGCGCCGCTGGCGCTGTGCCCACACCACGACGATTCCGACCTTGGCGCCGATTCGTCACGGAACAACGCCTTCCTCTATTCAGATGACCCGACCGGGTACAAGACGCCTCCCGCGTCGCACGTCCGGCGAGCGAATCCCCGCGACGCGTCCGTCGCCGGCGTGGTCAGACTCCATCGGATGATCCGGCGCGGAACGGCCTACGGGCCCGAACTGCCCGAGGGCATCCTCGAGGACGACGGCGCCGAGCGAGGGTTGATGTTTGCCTTCATCGGCGCGCACCTCGGACGGCAGTTCGAGTTCGTGCAATCGGAGTGGATCAACGGCGGTGACTTTCTCGGGCTGGGCGATGCGAAGGACCCCCTCGCCGGCGCGAACGACGGGACGGGCGTGTTCTCAGTCCCAAAGCGTCCCATCCCCAGGCGCATGCAAGGCCTTCCTCGGTTCGTGGTCACCCGTGGAGGCGAGTACTGCTTCATGCCCGGGCTCCGGGCTCTGCGGTGGCTGGCGGACCTCCGGACATGA